CGAGCCGGATTGAGACCTCTCGAAAATCCTCGGAGACGGACACCATGATCTCGTCTTTTGAATCTTCCCCCAACAGCTTGCTCACGACCTCATCGCGAAGGCGTTCGGCCTTTTCCCGCCGGAGCTCCTGCTGGCTCTTTGCATCCTGCGCCGGGGGCGAGGGAGGCGCCGGGGCCGGAGGAGGTGGCGGATCGCCTTGGAGCACGCGTCGGCCTCGCTCGCCCTCGCGGCGCAGCGGCGGATTCAGATCGAGGTCGACGGGCGTCACCTGGCGTGGCCCCAGCGATTCGCTGAGGGAAGCGGCCAGCTTTTCGTATTTTTTCGAGTCGACGTTGGACATGGCGTACAGCACGACAAAGAAGGCCATGAGCAGCGTGATCATGTCGGCGTAACTCAGGAGCCAGCGCTCCTCATTTTCGTGTTCGTGCTCGGTTTGTCTCTTCTTGCCCATGGCGACCGCTATTTCTCACCGTCGTCGGACGGCATCGCCCCAAGGTGACCGTGCTCCGCTCGGGGGATGAGGGACAGAATCTTTTGCTGGACAGTCCGGGGATTGTCGCCGCTCTGAATGCTGATAAGCCCCTCGATGGTGATCATCCCCAGCTCGACTTCCTGATGGGCGCGAAAACCGATCTTCTTCCCGAGGGGCAGCAGTACGAGGTTGGCCAGACCGATACCATAGAGCGTGGCCAGGAAGGCGCCCGCGATGGAGTGGCCGAGCTTTTCAGGCTCGGAAAGATTTCCCAACACGTGAAAGAGGCCGATTACGGTGCCGATGATGCCCATGGTCGGGGCGAATCCACCCGCGGCGGCGTAGATGCTCGCCTGGGTCTTGAGCCGGGTCTCTTCCGTCGCCAGGGCCGACGTGAGAATGTCCTTGAGCAGCTCGGGCGCCGTTCCGTCGACGAGCAGTTGAATTCCACGCCGGAGGAAGTCGTTCTTATAGCGGGTGGAAAGCTGCTCCAACGCGAGCACGCCCTCGCGGCGGGCGACCGTGGCCATTTCAGAGAATGCCTGATACAGCTCTTTGGGATCGGTAGAGGGCTTCCGGATGGTCTCCAGGGTGGAGGAAAAGAGCCCCATCATCTCCGGCATGGAAAAGCAGGCCGAGGTTGCTCCCAGGGTCCCGCCGCCGATCAGCAGCATGGCCGCCGGGTGGAACAGGGACCCGAGATGGGTGCCTTCCAGAATCGCCGAGAGCAGAATGGCGGAAAACCCGCCGATGATGCCCATAATGGTTATCGGATCCATGGTACGCGTTGCCTTTCTCTTGCTTACCGCCGGCCTGAACCGAAGTGAATCGTTAAACTGTAGACGTGTGACGCGACTTCAAGATTGAAACATCAACCGGACAGGTCAGGAACCCGCAGCGGCTTCCAAATCCATTTCGAAGGAGCCCGTCCGAACGCGAAAGACTCCGAGGACTATGGCATTAAGAAGACAGCTTTTGCGAGCGACGCGCATAGCACCTCCGCCTCAAGGACGCACAGCCGTGCGCGCCCGCGGAGACACGGGTTTCCGCGCGGGAAACTTCGCGTTTCCCGGACCGCTATGGTAGTCTAGACGCAACGTTTGACTTGCGGAAATCCCCACGATGAAGTACTCCCTCGAAGTCGTTGCATTGTGCTGCGCCGCCACCGGATTGTTACAGGGTGCCGGCGCACAGGAAAAGTCCCCCGAGGCCTACATCCACGCCGTGGTGCGCGGCGCGGGCCTGATGCCCTGGCAGGCACCGGGTCTTTCCGAAGCGGAAAGGAATTTTCGCGCCGAGATTGAGGCCCGAAAGGACGAACTCCTCGCTCGGGCCCAGGCGCTCCATCCTTCGTACTACGACGCGGCCACCATCGCCCAGGCGAAGGAAAACGTGGCGAATCACGACTGGGCGAAAAAGTGGCTCGACGGCCAGATCGCCTTTTCGGACGAAGTCGTGGCCCAGCCCGCGGGCTGGATAGCCGCCATGATCCCGAAAGAGGCCCCCGCCCACGCCTACGGGTTTACCTGTCCCGAGTGTGTCGGTGTGAAAAGCCAGGAGGGGGTGGGCGACCCGCTTGTGGCGTGGAACTACCGAAAGCCGGACGAGTTCTCCTGCGCGGAATG
The Candidatus Hydrogenedentota bacterium genome window above contains:
- a CDS encoding MotA/TolQ/ExbB proton channel family protein — protein: MDPITIMGIIGGFSAILLSAILEGTHLGSLFHPAAMLLIGGGTLGATSACFSMPEMMGLFSSTLETIRKPSTDPKELYQAFSEMATVARREGVLALEQLSTRYKNDFLRRGIQLLVDGTAPELLKDILTSALATEETRLKTQASIYAAAGGFAPTMGIIGTVIGLFHVLGNLSEPEKLGHSIAGAFLATLYGIGLANLVLLPLGKKIGFRAHQEVELGMITIEGLISIQSGDNPRTVQQKILSLIPRAEHGHLGAMPSDDGEK